One region of Diabrotica undecimpunctata isolate CICGRU chromosome 6, icDiaUnde3, whole genome shotgun sequence genomic DNA includes:
- the LOC140444358 gene encoding uncharacterized protein → MGKDVGKNEVTIIQYNLQHKKVATATLCRRLDVKEDAIALVQEPWIIKTKITGLSSLNGQIFSLPSNQQPRTAIYVPRKIKASLMAQFCTSDVTAVKVKFPWGKGKNREFILAASVDLPLDAATLPPTKEKEDLVDHCLSQRVELIICYDSNSHHLDWGSRDNNARGKSLYNYIIRKDLYILNRDTEPTFINVHSQTFINIWLATAEISNKIQNWQVSEDTSMSDHRLLTYNISLEKSLIDYNRLTLQPTLRRFSAE, encoded by the coding sequence ATGGGCAAGGACGTCGGAAAAAATGAGGTTACTATTATTCAATACAATCTCCAACACAAAAAGGTGGCAACGGCGACACTATGTCGCCGCCTGGATGTAAAGGAGGATGCAATAGCACTAGTCCAAGAACCTTGGATAATTAAGACCAAAATAACTGGTCTTAGCAGTCTAAACGGTCAAATTTTTAGCTTACCAAGCAATCAACAACCGAGAACAGCAATATATGTTCCCAGAAAAATCAAAGCCTCCCTTATGGCGCAGTTTTGCACCTCAGACGTAACTGCGGTTAAAGTGAAATTCCCAtggggaaagggcaaaaatagaGAGTTTATACTAGCAGCATCAGTCGACCTACCCTTAGATGCAGCCACCCTACCACCAACAAAGGAAAAGGAAGATCTGGTAGACCATTGTCTAAGTCAAAGGGTAGAACTTATTATCTGCTACGATTCAAACTCTCACCACTTAGACTGGGGCAGCAGAGATAACAACGCTCGAGGTAAGTCTCTTTATAActatattattagaaaagatttgtatatcttaaataGGGACACCGAACCTACCTTTATTAATGTTCATAGCCAAACATTCATAAATATCTGGCTGGCAACAgctgaaatatcgaataaaattcaGAACTGGCAGGTATCGGAGGATACTTCTATGTCTGACCACCGCTTGCTAACCTATAATATTAGCCTGGAAAAAAGCCTTATCGACTACAACCGACTTACCCTACAACCGACTCTTAGAAGATTCTCTGCGGAATGA